A portion of the Rahnella variigena genome contains these proteins:
- a CDS encoding molybdopterin-dependent oxidoreductase, whose protein sequence is MKKNHDLAVMHWGTYRVATADGVLKSVEPVEWDRNPSEIGQSLVGSVDGPSRVRRPAVRLGYLQHGAASREGRGKEPFVEVSWETALSLVAAELARVKETHGNSAFYAGSYGWSSAGRFHHAQSQMHRFFNQFGGYTGSTNTYSLAAAERLLPHIIGDLDVLQKQHTHWSVLAGKCELFVAFGGLPWRNAQVNGGGANDHSLKYWLQEMERTGTRFINVSPVKNDLSSVKTAEWLSLKPGSDTALLLALSYVLVDESRYDAGFVASHTVGFDTYRDYLTGVRDGQAKTPEWAEPLTGVSAQAIRTLAREMSEKQTMINIAWSLQRARQGEQTFWATVALASLLGQIGTPGGGLGFAYASTNLAGSDRRTFSGPRLPMGKNAVNDHIPVARLSDMLLNPGGAYQFDGKNCQYPDIRLVYWAGGNAFHHHQDINRLVKAWRQPDTVVVHEQYWTAQAKFADIVLPVTTSLEREDIGSASNDGYMIAMRQHIAPVGEARSDYAIFAALAQQMGFGEVFSEGRDAADWLRHIYQLSVPRAQADGIELPEFDDFWQQGKLEYARPDAPQILFEDFRRDPEGSPLATPSGKIELFSQTVANFDYEECPGFPFWYEQDYREQQATRARWPLHLLSSQPRTRLHSQYDHGSVSRKTKISDREPLWLHPQDAAARGITEGSIVRVFNDRGAILAGVHLTEDLRPGVVQMSTGAWYDPQDPSQPDSLDKHGNPNVLTEDRGSSRLGQGCSAQSCWIDIERWDAPLPDVTAFQPPVLRSRASDHTDKTLG, encoded by the coding sequence ATGAAAAAAAACCATGATCTGGCTGTTATGCACTGGGGAACGTACCGCGTTGCCACGGCTGACGGTGTTTTAAAATCTGTCGAACCCGTGGAATGGGATCGTAATCCGTCTGAAATCGGACAATCCCTGGTGGGTTCGGTAGACGGACCCAGCCGCGTGCGTCGCCCTGCGGTCCGACTGGGCTATTTGCAACACGGCGCGGCCTCGCGTGAAGGACGCGGCAAAGAGCCTTTTGTCGAAGTCAGCTGGGAGACGGCGCTGTCGCTGGTCGCGGCTGAACTCGCGCGCGTAAAGGAAACCCACGGTAATTCTGCGTTCTATGCCGGGTCTTACGGCTGGTCGAGCGCCGGTCGTTTTCACCATGCGCAAAGTCAGATGCACCGGTTTTTCAATCAGTTTGGCGGGTATACCGGCAGCACTAACACCTACAGTCTGGCCGCAGCGGAGCGTTTATTGCCGCACATTATCGGTGATCTGGATGTGCTGCAAAAACAGCATACTCACTGGTCCGTGCTGGCCGGAAAGTGCGAGCTGTTCGTCGCGTTCGGCGGACTGCCGTGGCGCAATGCGCAGGTCAACGGCGGCGGTGCCAACGATCACTCTCTGAAATACTGGTTACAGGAAATGGAGCGAACCGGCACCCGTTTCATCAATGTCAGCCCGGTGAAGAATGATCTCTCGTCGGTGAAAACGGCTGAATGGCTGTCCCTCAAACCGGGCAGTGATACCGCACTTTTGCTGGCACTGAGTTATGTTCTGGTCGATGAATCCCGTTATGACGCCGGTTTTGTCGCCAGTCATACCGTCGGATTCGATACGTACCGCGATTATCTGACAGGCGTACGCGACGGACAGGCCAAAACGCCGGAATGGGCAGAACCGCTGACTGGCGTCAGCGCGCAGGCAATCCGCACGCTGGCGCGCGAGATGTCCGAAAAGCAGACCATGATTAATATCGCCTGGTCTTTGCAACGCGCACGACAGGGCGAACAAACTTTCTGGGCGACGGTGGCGCTGGCGTCTTTACTCGGACAGATCGGCACGCCGGGCGGCGGGCTGGGCTTTGCCTACGCGTCTACCAATCTTGCAGGCTCCGATCGCCGCACCTTCTCCGGCCCGCGTTTGCCGATGGGTAAAAATGCGGTGAACGATCACATCCCCGTGGCGCGGCTTTCCGACATGTTGCTCAATCCCGGCGGCGCGTATCAGTTCGATGGCAAAAACTGTCAGTATCCCGATATCCGGCTGGTTTACTGGGCGGGCGGTAACGCGTTTCACCATCATCAGGATATCAACCGGCTGGTGAAAGCCTGGCGTCAGCCCGATACCGTGGTGGTGCATGAACAGTACTGGACGGCGCAGGCTAAGTTCGCAGACATCGTGCTGCCGGTGACAACGTCACTTGAGCGCGAGGATATCGGCAGCGCCAGCAACGACGGCTACATGATTGCCATGCGTCAGCATATTGCGCCGGTCGGTGAGGCGCGCAGCGATTACGCGATATTTGCCGCGCTCGCGCAGCAAATGGGCTTTGGCGAGGTCTTCAGCGAAGGGCGCGATGCGGCGGACTGGCTGCGGCATATCTACCAGCTTTCGGTTCCCCGTGCGCAGGCCGATGGCATTGAGCTGCCCGAATTCGATGATTTCTGGCAACAGGGCAAACTGGAATATGCGCGTCCGGATGCGCCGCAGATCCTGTTCGAAGACTTCCGCCGTGACCCTGAAGGATCGCCGCTGGCTACGCCGTCAGGCAAAATCGAACTGTTTTCACAGACGGTGGCGAATTTCGATTACGAAGAATGTCCCGGTTTCCCGTTCTGGTATGAACAGGACTACCGTGAACAGCAGGCAACCCGTGCCCGCTGGCCACTGCATTTGCTCTCAAGTCAGCCACGGACACGGTTGCACAGTCAGTACGATCACGGCAGCGTCAGCCGTAAGACAAAAATCAGCGACCGTGAACCGCTCTGGTTACATCCGCAGGATGCCGCTGCGCGTGGCATTACTGAGGGCAGTATCGTGCGGGTGTTTAACGATCGTGGCGCAATCCTGGCGGGTGTTCATCTGACCGAGGATCTGCGCCCCGGCGTGGTGCAAATGTCGACCGGTGCCTGGTACGACCCGCAGGATCCGTCGCAACCCGACTCGCTGGATAAACACGGCAACCCGAACGTACTGACGGAAGATCGCGGCAGTTCGCGACTCGGGCAAGGCTGCAGTGCGCAAAGTTGCTGGATTGATATCGAGCGCTGGGACGCGCCTTTACCCGATGTCACGGCTTTCCAGCCGCCGGTGTTAAGGTCGCGGGCGTCGGACCACACCGACAAGACCTTGGGTTGA
- a CDS encoding ABC transporter substrate-binding protein has translation MPNSWNRRDFLKFSLAAGAASGLSFTLPATAADNTPKKGGHLKLGIDGAATTDVLDPASWISSYMMVVGCAWGDTLVRTDPVSGKAIPGLAESWESADKSTRWIFTLRKGVQFHNGQALTAEDVVKTLSRHRDPKFRSGVIAYLSSISTVTSDGDKITITLNESNVDFPLVLSLWNLQIQPGGGYENPNAGIGTGPYRIVKFEAGVYTQLEKNPHDWDSSRGNVASAEVIAINDASSRVAALSTGKVHFISGLSPKIVALLKSGPVTIYNTPGRGHYTLPMMVNTPPFDNNDLRLALKLAIDRQQILDRVLGGYGSLGNDFPVNSAYPLFPADIPQRQYDPDQAAFHFKKSGYSRPIVLDVAEGVFPGAVDAATLFQLSAQKAGIKIDIRRQPDDGYWNNVWRNKPFCVSSWGTRLTQDLIYSLELGPSSASNETHFANPQFASLLKLARAEEDEAKRRTLYHDIALIVRDEGGTLLPVFNNYLNASSNKLQGYIEDVGNDLSNGHVISRVWLNN, from the coding sequence ATGCCAAATTCCTGGAATCGTCGCGATTTCCTCAAGTTTTCTCTGGCAGCCGGCGCCGCTTCCGGGCTCAGTTTTACCCTGCCCGCCACCGCTGCCGACAACACACCGAAGAAAGGCGGACACCTCAAACTGGGCATTGATGGTGCGGCGACCACCGACGTGTTGGATCCGGCAAGCTGGATCAGTTCATACATGATGGTGGTAGGTTGTGCCTGGGGCGATACGCTGGTGCGTACCGATCCGGTCAGCGGCAAAGCGATACCGGGGCTGGCAGAAAGCTGGGAAAGCGCCGACAAATCAACGCGCTGGATATTTACCCTTCGTAAAGGCGTTCAGTTCCATAACGGCCAGGCGCTGACGGCAGAAGATGTAGTCAAAACCCTTTCCCGTCACCGTGATCCGAAATTCCGTTCCGGCGTAATTGCCTATCTGTCATCCATCAGTACCGTCACCAGTGATGGCGATAAAATCACCATTACTCTTAATGAAAGCAATGTCGATTTCCCGCTGGTACTTTCGCTGTGGAACCTGCAAATCCAGCCCGGTGGCGGCTATGAAAATCCTAACGCCGGGATCGGCACCGGGCCTTACCGCATCGTCAAATTCGAGGCTGGCGTCTATACCCAGCTGGAGAAAAACCCGCATGACTGGGACAGCAGCCGGGGCAATGTGGCGAGTGCAGAAGTGATCGCGATTAATGATGCATCGAGCCGGGTTGCGGCACTGTCTACCGGAAAAGTGCATTTCATCAGCGGGCTGAGCCCGAAAATCGTGGCACTGCTGAAAAGCGGCCCGGTCACGATTTACAACACACCGGGACGCGGACATTACACGTTGCCGATGATGGTCAACACCCCGCCATTCGACAATAACGACCTGCGTCTGGCGCTGAAACTGGCCATTGACCGCCAGCAAATTCTGGATCGCGTGCTGGGCGGTTATGGCTCGCTCGGCAATGATTTCCCGGTCAACAGTGCGTATCCGTTGTTCCCGGCCGATATTCCGCAACGCCAGTACGACCCCGATCAGGCCGCATTCCACTTTAAAAAATCCGGCTACAGCAGGCCCATTGTGCTGGATGTCGCTGAAGGGGTTTTCCCCGGTGCCGTCGATGCCGCCACGCTGTTCCAGCTCAGCGCGCAGAAAGCCGGGATCAAAATTGATATCCGCCGCCAGCCGGATGACGGCTACTGGAATAATGTCTGGCGTAATAAACCGTTCTGCGTGTCGTCATGGGGAACACGTTTAACCCAGGATCTGATCTATTCGCTCGAACTGGGCCCGTCCTCAGCCAGCAATGAAACCCACTTCGCTAATCCGCAATTTGCCAGCCTGCTCAAACTTGCACGGGCTGAAGAGGATGAGGCCAAACGCCGCACGCTGTATCACGACATTGCGCTGATTGTGCGTGATGAAGGCGGCACCCTGCTGCCGGTGTTCAATAATTACCTCAACGCCAGCAGCAACAAACTTCAGGGTTATATCGAAGATGTCGGCAACGATTTATCCAACGGTCACGTCATCTCACGCGTCTGGCTGAACAACTGA